A single Callithrix jacchus isolate 240 chromosome 4, calJac240_pri, whole genome shotgun sequence DNA region contains:
- the POLR1H gene encoding DNA-directed RNA polymerase I subunit RPA12 isoform X1: MELARSSRRPQERVASPLLPDASWPDRICVMDLASTCSSFQSDLDFCSECGSVLPLPGAQDTVTCTRCGFNINVRDFEGKVVKTSVVFHQLGTAMPVSVEEGPEFQGPVVDRRCSRCGHEGMAYHTRQMRSADEGQTVFYTCTNCKFQEKEDS; this comes from the exons ATGGAGTTGGCTCGCTCCTCTCGCCGGCCCCAGGAAAGGGTTGCAAGTCCTTTACTACCCGACGCTAGCTG GCCTGACCGCATATGCGTCATGGACCTAGCCAGCACTTGCTCCAGCTTTCAGTCGGACTTGGATTTCTGTTCAGAGTGCGGCTCGGTCCTGCCTCTGCCAGGGGCTCAGGATACGGTTACCTGTACTCGCTGTGGCTTCAACATCAACGTTCGGG ACTTTGAGGGGAAGGTTGTGAAGACTTCAGTTGTGTTCCACCAGCTGGGGACAGCCATGCCTGTGTCGGTGGAGGAAGGGCCTGAGTTCCAGGGACCTGTG GTTGACAGGCGCTGCTCTCGATGTGGTCATGAAGGAATGGCTTACCACACCAGACAGATGCGTTCAGCAGACGAAGGGCAAACTGTCTTCTACACCTGTACCAACTGCAA GTTCCAGGAGAAGGAAGACTCTTGA
- the POLR1H gene encoding DNA-directed RNA polymerase I subunit RPA12 isoform X2, translating to MDLASTCSSFQSDLDFCSECGSVLPLPGAQDTVTCTRCGFNINVRDFEGKVVKTSVVFHQLGTAMPVSVEEGPEFQGPVVDRRCSRCGHEGMAYHTRQMRSADEGQTVFYTCTNCKFQEKEDS from the exons ATGGACCTAGCCAGCACTTGCTCCAGCTTTCAGTCGGACTTGGATTTCTGTTCAGAGTGCGGCTCGGTCCTGCCTCTGCCAGGGGCTCAGGATACGGTTACCTGTACTCGCTGTGGCTTCAACATCAACGTTCGGG ACTTTGAGGGGAAGGTTGTGAAGACTTCAGTTGTGTTCCACCAGCTGGGGACAGCCATGCCTGTGTCGGTGGAGGAAGGGCCTGAGTTCCAGGGACCTGTG GTTGACAGGCGCTGCTCTCGATGTGGTCATGAAGGAATGGCTTACCACACCAGACAGATGCGTTCAGCAGACGAAGGGCAAACTGTCTTCTACACCTGTACCAACTGCAA GTTCCAGGAGAAGGAAGACTCTTGA
- the RNF39 gene encoding RING finger protein 39, whose amino-acid sequence MDAPELGPGLVERLEQLATCPLCGGPFEDPVLLACEHSFCRACLARRWGTPPATGTEASPTACPCCGLPCPRRSLRSNVRLAVEVRISRELRQKLAEPGALTGRRRGGRIPTMGSLDPHGEDMRKTWRRFEVPAPKSPNPEADLPEDYPVVKNMLHRLTADLTLDPGTAHRRLLISADRRSVQLAPPGTPSPPDAPTRFDQLPAVLGSQGFGAGRHCWEVETGDAASCRDSSGEDEDDGESHYAVGAAGESVQRKGRVRLCPAGAVWAVEGRGGRLWALTAPEPTLLGGAEPPPRRIRVDLDWERGRVAFYDGRSLDLLFAFQAPGPLGERIFPLFCTRDPRAPLRIVPAES is encoded by the exons ATGGATGCGCCTGAGCTGGGCCCGGGGCTGGTGGAGCGTCTGGAGCAGCTGGCGACGTGTCCTCTGTGCGGGGGCCCCTTCGAGGACCCGGTGCTGCTGGCGTGCGAGCACAGCTTCTGCCGCGCGTGTCTGGCCCGTCGCTGGGGGACCCCGCCGGCGACTGGCACCGAGGCTTCCCCCACCGCCTGTCCCTGCTGCGGCCTGCCGTGTCCCCGCCGCAGCTTGAGGTCTAATGTGCGGCTGGCTGTGGAGGTGCGGATCAGCCGCGAGCTGCGACAGAAGCTGGCTGAGCCTGGGGCCCTCACTGGGAGACGCCGAGGGGGGCGCATCCCCACCATGGGCTCTCTGGACCCGCACGGAGAG GATATGAGGAAGACGTGGAGACG ATTTGAAGTcccagcacccaagtcacctaaTCCAGAGGCTGATCTCCCTGAAGATTATCCAGTGGTCAAAAACATGCTTCACAGACTGACAG CCGACCTGACCCTGGACCCTGGAACTGCGCACCGTCGCTTACTCATCTCCGCCGACCGCCGCAGCGTCCAACTGGCTCCACCAGGAACACCCTCGCCTCCTGACGCCCCCACGCGCTTCGATCAGCTCCCGGCTGTGCTGGGCTCGCAGGGCTTCGGGGCCGGCCGCCACTGCTGGGAAGTAGAGACTGGGGACGCCGCCTCCTGCAGAGACTCTTCTGGGGAGGATGAGGACGACGGGGAGAGCCACTATGCTGTGGGCGCCGCTGGGGAATCCGTGCAACGCAAGGGCCGCGTGAGGCTGTGCCCTGCGGGGGCCGTGTGGGCCGTGGAGGGCCGCGGTGGCCGCCTGTGGGCCCTCACGGCACCCGAGCCTACCCTGCTGGGCGGCGCCGAGCCCCCGCCGCGGCGCATTCGCGTGGACTTGGACTGGGAGCGGGGCCGTGTGGCCTTCTACGACGGCCGCTCACTGGACTTGCTTTTCGCCTTCCAGGCGCCCGGTCCCTTGGGGGAGCGCATCTTCCCGCTGTTCTGCACCCGTGACCCTCGTGCCCCACTCCGCATTGTACCAGCGGAAAGCTGA
- the PPP1R11 gene encoding E3 ubiquitin-protein ligase PPP1R11 isoform X3 produces MAEAGAGLSETVTETTVTVTTEPENRSLTIKLRKRKPEKKVEWTSDTVDNEHMGRRSSKCCCIYEKPRAFGESSTESDEEEEEGCGHTHCVRGHRKGRRRASLGPTTPPQPPDPSQPPPGPMQH; encoded by the exons ATGGCCgaggcaggggctgggctgaGCGAGACCGTCACTGAGACAACGGTTACCGTGACAACCGAGCCC GAGAACCGGAGCCTTACCATCAAACTTCGGAAACggaagccagagaaaaaggtggaATGGACAAGTGACACTGTGGACAATGAACACATGGGCCGCCGCTCATCAAAAT GCTGCTGTATTTATGAGAAACCTCGGGCCTTTGGTGAGAGCTCTACGGAAagtgatgaggaggaagaagagggctgTGGTCATACACACTGTGTACGTGGCCACCGCAAAGGACGGCGTCGTGCATCCCTGGGACCGaccacccctccccagcctcctgaccCTTCCCAGCCCCCACCAGGGCCAATGCAGCACTAA
- the PPP1R11 gene encoding E3 ubiquitin-protein ligase PPP1R11 isoform X1 → MDCGRTQPGAHTSPSSHPLCSFLPGCTHLGASPASSRLCKRELPLTLAPPPTPAMIPLPPNLFLFLAAPARCHVTAELIQRRLRFDAFGAGEGKKEDCRMRHTRKQRAGSGVGQAIPRGGEAEAQEEGEKRRRTGALPSNFGNGSQRKRWNGQVTLWTMNTWAAAHQNAAVFMRNLGPLVRALRKVMRRKKRAVVIHTVGKRKRRVDRDPGILTCCYSRTQAPGFP, encoded by the exons ATGGACTGCGGCAGGACTCAGCCTGGTGCACACACCTCGCCCTCGTCACACCCACTATGCAGTTTCTTGCCCGGCTGTACCCATCTGGGCGCCTCTCCTGCTTCCTCTAGGCTGTGCAAGCGCGAGCTGCCCTTGACTCTCGCCCCGCCTCCGACACCGGCAATGATACCCCTTCCGCcaaatttgtttctctttcttgcaGCGCCTGCGCGCTGTCACGTTACGGCGGAACTAATCCAGCGACGCCTGCGCTTTGACGCATTTGGTGCCggggaagggaaaaaggaggaCTGCAGAATGCGTCACACCCGGAAGCAGAGAGCCGGAAGTGGAGTTGGCCAGGCTATCCCGAGGGGTGGAGAAGCGGAGGCCCAagaggagggggaaaaaagaag GAGAACCGGAGCCTTACCATCAAACTTCGGAAACggaagccagagaaaaaggtggaATGGACAAGTGACACTGTGGACAATGAACACATGGGCCGCCGCTCATCAAAAT GCTGCTGTATTTATGAGAAACCTCGGGCCTTTGGTGAGAGCTCTACGGAAagtgatgaggaggaagaagagggctgTGGTCATACACACTGT agggaagaggaagagaagagtggACAGAGATCCTGGAATTCTGACTTGCTGCTATTCCAGAACCCAGGCTCCTGGGTTCCCCTAG
- the PPP1R11 gene encoding E3 ubiquitin-protein ligase PPP1R11 isoform X2: protein MAEAGAGLSETVTETTVTVTTEPENRSLTIKLRKRKPEKKVEWTSDTVDNEHMGRRSSKCCCIYEKPRAFGESSTESDEEEEEGCGHTHCREEEEKSGQRSWNSDLLLFQNPGSWVPLVLIFPPNTHPSLSRDLGTLVPVSSFCSHCQTACPGI from the exons ATGGCCgaggcaggggctgggctgaGCGAGACCGTCACTGAGACAACGGTTACCGTGACAACCGAGCCC GAGAACCGGAGCCTTACCATCAAACTTCGGAAACggaagccagagaaaaaggtggaATGGACAAGTGACACTGTGGACAATGAACACATGGGCCGCCGCTCATCAAAAT GCTGCTGTATTTATGAGAAACCTCGGGCCTTTGGTGAGAGCTCTACGGAAagtgatgaggaggaagaagagggctgTGGTCATACACACTGT agggaagaggaagagaagagtggACAGAGATCCTGGAATTCTGACTTGCTGCTATTCCAGAACCCAGGCTCCTGGGTTCCCCTAGTCCTCATTTTTCCTCCCAATACTCACCCTTCTCTCTCGAGGGATCTAGGCACCCTGGTCCCAGtctcttccttttgttctcaCTGCCAAACTGCCTGTCCTGGGATCTAG